Proteins encoded by one window of Sandaracinaceae bacterium:
- the erpA gene encoding iron-sulfur cluster insertion protein ErpA, whose protein sequence is MIDLTSKAIEKVKEIRDAEGLGGQGLRVRVIGGGCSGFTYDLFFEDETTDLDQKFDSDGIPLYVDMMSLQYLDGTTIDYVEGLHGAGFKFLNPSAKSTCGCGSSFSA, encoded by the coding sequence ATGATTGACCTGACGAGCAAAGCAATCGAGAAGGTGAAGGAGATCCGCGACGCGGAGGGCCTCGGCGGGCAAGGCCTGCGGGTCCGCGTGATCGGCGGCGGCTGCTCCGGCTTCACCTACGATCTCTTCTTCGAAGACGAGACCACCGACCTCGACCAGAAGTTCGATTCGGATGGGATCCCCCTGTACGTGGACATGATGAGCCTCCAGTACCTGGACGGCACCACCATCGACTACGTCGAAGGTCTGCACGGCGCGGGCTTCAAGTTCCTGAACCCCAGCGCGAAGTCGACCTGCGGCTGCGGCTCTTCGTTCAGCGCCTGA